The stretch of DNA TGCGTTTTGGGATGGTTCCAGAATGACATATGGTGATGGTAGCTCCAGTACGAACGGAGGATTGCCGCTAACTGCTATTGATGTTTGCGGACATGAGATCACTCACGGAATGACTTCTAAAACAGCGAACCTGGTCTATCAAAGAGAGCCGGGAGCGCTAAATGAAGGGTTTTCAGATGTTTTTGGAAACTCAATAGAGCTTTGGGCAAGACCAAACCAGGCCAATTGGAAACTGGGTGAAGATTTTAATTATCCAATCAGAGATATGTCTAATCCTAATGCTTACAGTCAACCTGATACTTACAAAGGAAAGTATTGGAAGGATGCTTCAACAACAGGTTGTGTTACTCCAGGGCAAAATACTAATGACTATTGCGGCGTTCATACAAATTCCGGAGTGTTGAACTTCTGGTATTATTTACTAGTAACCGGAGGTACGGGAACTAATGATAATGGTTTTGCTTATAATGTTTCCGCAATAGGACTGGATAAAGCAGGAGCAATTGCTTACAGAACATTAACGACTTATCTTACTTCATCTTCTACTTATGCTAATGCCAGAACGTATTCTCTTCAGGCTGCTGCGGACTTATACGGTTCAGGTAGTAATGAAGTAACACAAGTAACCAATGCATGGAATGCAGTAGGTGTAGGAGGTGGTACTTCTTCTGCAGGACTTATTGCTGATACACCGAATACTTCGCTATATACTATTAGCCCAAATCCTGCAACAGACAGATTTACGGTAACATTTGAAGGAAAAGCCGGAAAAGGAATCGTAGAATTGATAGGTTTAACCGGGAAAAAAGAAATTTCTGAAAGAGTTGAACTTACAGATGGTACTAATAAACTGAATTTACAGCTTCCATCTAGTATGCTTCCTGGAGTATATATCGTAACGGTGAATGGCCAAAAAGCCGGAAACCTGATTAAAAAATAATTTCTTTATTTTATTTATATTAATAATAAGGGTACAGGTGTTTTCTGTACCCTTTTTTATATGGTAGAATGAATAGATTAGTATATAAATCTTCGAGATATGAGATCATAAAAAAAATGACATCCGGTTTTCCAGATGTCATTTTTATTGTATTAATTATAAATTTTATACGAAATAAAATTCATTAAGTTTTTCTTCACATAGGGTTTTTACAACATCTATCCATCGGTCTTCATCATTCAAACATGGAATATAATGGAAGTTTTCTCCGCCACCGTGCATGAATTGCTCTTTCCCCTCTACAGAAATTTCTTCCAGAGTTTCTAAACAATCAGATACGAAAGCAGGGCAAACGACCGCTAAATTTTTAATTCCTTTTTTAGGAATGGTTTCTAAAGTTTCATCAGTATAAGGTTCAATCCATTTATCTTTTCCCAGTCTAGACTGAAACGAAACAATAGTTTTTTCTTTTGGTAGTCCCATCTTTGCAATGACGGACTCTGTGGTTTTATAACACTGGTGTCTGTAACAACGGGCATTATGAGCCTCAATCTTACTGTTAATACAATTGGCATCATCAATCTTACAGGTATTCGAAGGATCTGTTTTATAAATATGCCGTTCCGGAACACCATGATAAGAGAATTGTAAAGCATCAAAATTTTCAGGAAGTTTTTCCCGGATGCTATCTGCTAGACAATTAATGTAGATTTCTCTATCATAGAAAGGTTGAATGTAATTAATTTTTACCGTTGGGAATTTTTTCTTTCTTACTTCCTCTGCTTTTTCAATCACTGTTTCCGTTGTACTCATAGCATATTGAGGATACAGTGGGAAAAGAACAATGTCAGAAACTCCCTGATCAACTAATTTTTGAATACCTGCCTCAATACTTGGCTGCGCATAACGCATTCCGATTTCCACGGGAACGTCCACCAGTTTTTGTAATTTTTTCTGAATTTTTTCAGTGATTACGACCAAGGGAGAACCCTCATCTGTCCAAACTGTTTTATAAGCTTCAGCAGATTTTGCCGGTCTTGTATTAAGGATAATACCACGAACTAAAAGCGCTCTGAAAATCCAACGATAATCTATCACCTTTTCATCCATTAAAAACTCGTCGAGATATTCTTTTACATCCTTTACGTCTGTAGATTTTGGGGAGCCAAGATTTACCAGTAAAATTCCTTTTTTAGCCAATGTTTTTAATTTTAATTTAAAAAATAAAGTTTTCGAAATTCAGCATCAATTTTGATACCATATCCAAGCTATAGTACGGCAATGATGAATTACGATTTCTTTTTTCCGGATATAGATTATCCGTTAACTGCTTCTACTCTCTCTACCAAATCAGGAACAAATTGTTTTAAAATATTTTCTATTCCGTTTTTTAGAGTGGCTGTAGAACTAGGACATCCTGAACAAGCCCCTTGTAAAAGCATTTTTGCTGTTTTACTAGCTTCGTCATATTCCATCAATGAAATTTTTCCACCATCATTTTCTACCGCAGGAGCTACATATTCATTCAGGATATCTGAAATTTTCTGCTCATCATCCGTATAATCTCTGTTGATGATTTTCTCTACTGGATTTTCATGTTTTTGAGGTTCCATATTTGAAATTTCCCCTCCGTTCTGAAGATATTCAGCAATAAGACCACGTACGGCCATCATTACCTGATGCCATTCTACAGACTGATCTCTGGTTACGGCTACGAAATTATCTGAAATGAAAACTTCTTTTGCAAAATCAAACTCCTTGAAAATAGCTTGCGCTAAAGGAACTCCTTCTGCTTCATCTCTTGATTTTACTTCTACGAAACCTTCCAGTAATAATTTGTTAGAGACAAACTTCATTACGTTAGGATTAGGAGTCATTTCAGCATAGATCTGATACATTTCCTTTCTCTTTTGGAGATAAACTCTCGGATTGGCCAATAGCTCATCTTCGATTACATTTTTCAGACTTTCAGCGACATGCTCCCATTCTATAGTGTCCTGCTTGGCAACGGCTACAAAATTAGCTGTAATGAAAACTCTTTCCACAAAAGGATAGTTGAACAATTCCTGAGCAAGAGGAATTTCTGATATATCTGAACTTCTGTCCAACTCCAGAGACCCGGGAATCAAATTGTAATCAGCAACAAATTTCATCACTTTTGGGTTTTCTGTTGGCTCTATAAGTATCTTATGCATTTTTTCGTTAAATTTGAATTACAAAAATACGCAATTAGAAGTTAGAAGCTGGATGGAAGTAGTTAGATTTTTGCTATCGCTGTAATTTAAAAATTGTGATCGTACCATTTAATTTTTCCAATAAGCTCATTCTCAAAATATCAAATTAAAAATATGGCACTTATAAAAGAACTTTTAGGCAAAACACCACAGATCGGAGACAATACATTTTTAGCAGAAACAGCAACCATCATCGGAGATGTAACTATGGGTAAAGAATGCAGTGTATGGTACAATGCGGTGATTCGTGGTGATGTTAACTATATTAAAATGGGAGATAAGGTCAATGTACAGGATAATGTCATGCTTCATTGTACTTATGAAAGATTCCCATTAGTAATCGGGAATAATGTTTCAATCGGTCATAATGCTATTGTCCATGGATGTACCGTTCAGGATAATGTATTAATAGGAATGGGAGCCATTGTTATGGATGATTGCGTGGTTGAAGAAAATTCTATTATCGGTGCAGGTTCGGTTGTTACACAAGGAACTCATATTAAATCCGGAGAAGTCTGGGGCGGGGTACCTGCCAGAAAAATTAAAGACATTTCTGCCCAGCTATTGGAAGGAGAGGTAAACAGGATTGCAGATAATTACGTGAAATATTCTTCGTGGTATAAAGATTAAATTCAAAAAATAAAAAAGCTCCGTCTTACAGACAGAGCTTTTTTTGTGAATCCTTAGTGATAAACTCCTGGTGAGTTTAGGGTGTTGTATTTATTTTGTTGCATATACAAGCTCTGCTTTACCATTGCTGCATTTGATCTTTTGTGGTTCTTCTATGACGGAGCAGTCTGAGGTGATACCATATTTCGTATTGAACTCTGATTCTTTTTTATTATAATCCTCAATTTCCGGTAAAATCTCAGCTTCCAGTTTTTTTGGATAGGCGATGTAGGATTTTGGACCGCCACAAGCTTTTGAACCTAGAGGAGCAGCCATCCAGTCATCAGCGTTGGTACACTTCTCTTTATTAATTTCTGATACTATAATCGCTTTTATTTTTTCCAGCTGAACTTCGTCGTATTTTTTGCTGTTTTCATCAACCGGTCTTTCAGCAATATCTTTTGGTAGATTGTCTGTAACATTCTTTGTTCCGCAGGAAGCTAAAGTTAGTGTTAGGCAAAGTGTTATCACTGAAATTTGGATATGTGCTTTTCTCATATTAGTTTTTTCTGAGAAAACGCAGTCAAAAGTTATGCCATTAGGATAAATTCAAATTGATTTTCCGTAATTTTGACGACGATGAACAATCATTTTTTTGACATAATAGAACATACCAACAGAAGCGTTTTTCTTACAGGAAAAGCCGGAACAGGTAAAACAACTTTTCTTAACGAGTTTGTAAAAAAAACACGGAAAAAGCATATTGTAGTAGCACCTACGGGAATTGCTGCCATTAACGCCGGAGGGGTCACCATTCACTCGATGTTTGGATTGCCTCTAAGAACTTTTTTACCTACTACAGACCGTATCGATGGAAGTTTGGCAAATAATATTGCTGACCTGATGCCTCATTTCAAATACCGAAAAGATAAGTTGAAGCTTTTAAGAGAAGTGGAAGTTATTATTATCGATGAGGTTTCTATGTTAAGAGCGGATGTCCTGGATATGATGGATTTTTCCTTACGTTTTATCCGAAGGAATAATCAGCGGTTCGGGGGAGTTCAGATGCTGTTGATTGGTGATTTGTATCAGCTTCCTCCCGTAGTAAGAGATGAACATGTATTGAAGATGTTCTATCAGTCACCTTTCTTTTTTGATAGTCATGCAATAAAGGAAATTCCATTGATTACGATTGAACTGACAAAGGTTTATCGTCAATCTGATCAGGATTTTTTAGAGATCTTAAATGCGATTCGTGATGGAGATGTGGCCAATATAGATTTTGAACATCTTAATGAAAGATATGATCCCGATTTTGAAACCGGTCACGATTCCTATGTGTATTTATGTTCGCATAATAAAATGGCTGATGAAATCAATCAGGAGAAATTGGCTAAAATAAAAGTAACTCCCAATACTTATGAAGCCAAACTTTTTGGAGAATTTAAGGAGAATCAGTTTCCCAATGAACAGTTTTTGGAACTGAAAATTGGTGCTCAGGTTATGTTTATCCGAAATGATATTTCTCCGGAAAAGAAATATTTTAATGGGAAGCTGGGAGAGATTTCAGCTTTGGATGAAAATGAAATTCGTGTAGTTTTAGAAGGTAGTGAAAGGGAAATTGTCGTTAAGAGAGAAGTTTGGGAACAGAAAAAATATTTTTTAGATACAGATAAAAATATTAAAGAAGAAGTTTTGGGAAGCTTTGAGCAGTTTCCTATCAAGCTGGCTTGGGCAGTAACAATTCATAAAAGTCAGGGACTGACTTTTGATAAGGTGATCATTGATGCTGGGAAGAGTTTTACAGCAGGTCAGGTATATGTCGCCTTGTCCCGTTGCAGAACCTTAGAAGGGATTGTTCTTAAATCCAAAATCACACCTGAAGTCATCTTTAAAGATAATAGGATTTTACAATTTCAGGGAGATACTTTTGCCAATGATAGAGTAGAAAACATATTAAATAAGGAAAAATACGATTATAGTATCAGAAAAGTGCTTCGAACACTGGATAGTCTTTGGCTCCTGCATGAAGTGGAAGAGTGGAATAAGCTCTCAATTGCTACTAAGAGTATTGACCACGTAAAAGCCAATCAGCTTTACCTTCAACTCAAACATGAAATTGTTCAACTGGGAAAAGTCTTTACCAAACTAGAGCGTATTTTATTCCAGAAAATCAACCTTTTCATCGATAAAGAAGAAGAGTGGTCGGAAATTGAAAGCAAGACCAAAGGAGCTGTAAATTTCTTTTTTGTTGCAATCCGGGATAAAGTTTTTAATCCTCTGAAAGATTTCTATGCTGAAATCAAAGGAGCGAAAGGGCTAAAGCAGTATAATGAGGAATTAAAAAACTGGCTTGAAGATGTTGAAGAATATTTAAATAATTTAAAAGAAGCTCATTTATTGGAAACAAAGCTTCTGGATGAGGCCAACAATAAAGAAATTAATTTAAAAATTGCAAAAGTCCCTTCCCAGGTTCTTACTTTTCAATTATTTGAACAAGGAAAAACGATCGGTGAAATTTCTTTAGAAAGAGGTTTGGTTAAGGAAACGGTGATCGGTCATTTGGCGAAATTTGCAGAACAGGGATTACTGGATATTTCAAGGGTAATCACTTCAGATAAGATCAAAGCTTTTGAAACAGAATTTTATAACAATTCACATGAGACACTTACAGAATGGAAAAGTGCATTGCCAAATGATTTTGAATTTAATGAGATTAGGATTCTTTTAAATCATTATAATTATAAAAAAGGAAAGAATTCATAGGAATTCTTTCCTTTTTTGAGGACTTAGATTGCTTTCCAGTTAATTAGGATACATTGTGTTGATGGTTTGAATATCAACATTAGTAAAGCCATTTCTTACATAGTTAAAATTACTGCCATCAGCTCTCGTAATAGTTGGCTGCCCGTTTCGTGAATAGGAAGTTGACCAATACATCATTACCGAATTAATATCAAAAGGCCCGATATCATTTCCTGAATTATATTTTTCGAAATTAGAGCTTTGTCCATTTTGGATATTAGCCCATATGATGCGAACGTATTGATCCCTGTCCTTGCGGGTGTGTTCATGATAAATACCCACGGTATGTCCCATTTCATGAATGACTGTCCCTACTGAAACATATTGATCCAGAGAGATGGTTTGTACTCCCCCCTGATAACCTATATGAGCCCATCCATCTGATCCTGACTGACTTCCGAAAATGAATTGTACATAATTACTCTGATTAGTACGGGCAACCCATTTGGCATTGGTTTTAGAGTTATACTGATTAATGGCATTAATAATTTTATCCCTATTGATAGACCCCATATTACTGGCAATAGTATAGTAAATCGTTTTATTAGGCCATCTTGAGAAGCTTGCGCCTCCTTTTTCTTGTGAATTATCATTTAACTGTTTATCAGAAAGAACAATATCTCCTTGAAAAAAGTTCATTCCATCCTTTCTGATATAGGTAATAGATTGACCATTTAATTGACCTTTTTTAATTTCTTCTTTTGAGGAAGACGGATTGGTACTGGTATCCAGGTCGTCATTACTTTTATCACAAGAATATAAAGTTGCTGCAATTAAGCTCAGGCAAATCATCTTTTTTGTCATTGCCTTTGAGTAGAAAAAAATTGATTTTGTTTTCATAGTAGTATTTTTAAAGGTTTGTTATATGATGTGGATTTTTTTTAATGTTTTGATTTATTGACAAATACGAATTTAATAATTAATTCTCTAATAAATGAATTATTGATGTAAAAAAATAATAAATTGATTATATACATATCGGTCATTCTCAATACCCGGTTTTAGATGTCATGGAGATGAGAAACCTCTTAATAGTTTTTTTTCACTGCATCAATCAGCTTTATCAATTTTAAAAAATTGGTAAAGCAATTTTTATATTCTAAATTTGTTGGTCTTTTGACCTAAAACTTAAAATATGAAAAAATTTGAATTGTCTGTTCTGGATCTTGCACCAATAAAGCAAGGAGTGAGCATTCATGATAGCTTTCAGGACAGTTTATCTTTAGCTAATCATACTGAAAACCTGGAT from Chryseobacterium piperi encodes:
- a CDS encoding M12 family metallopeptidase, giving the protein MKTKSIFFYSKAMTKKMICLSLIAATLYSCDKSNDDLDTSTNPSSSKEEIKKGQLNGQSITYIRKDGMNFFQGDIVLSDKQLNDNSQEKGGASFSRWPNKTIYYTIASNMGSINRDKIINAINQYNSKTNAKWVARTNQSNYVQFIFGSQSGSDGWAHIGYQGGVQTISLDQYVSVGTVIHEMGHTVGIYHEHTRKDRDQYVRIIWANIQNGQSSNFEKYNSGNDIGPFDINSVMMYWSTSYSRNGQPTITRADGSNFNYVRNGFTNVDIQTINTMYPN
- a CDS encoding gamma carbonic anhydrase family protein, with the translated sequence MALIKELLGKTPQIGDNTFLAETATIIGDVTMGKECSVWYNAVIRGDVNYIKMGDKVNVQDNVMLHCTYERFPLVIGNNVSIGHNAIVHGCTVQDNVLIGMGAIVMDDCVVEENSIIGAGSVVTQGTHIKSGEVWGGVPARKIKDISAQLLEGEVNRIADNYVKYSSWYKD
- the hemH gene encoding ferrochelatase — its product is MAKKGILLVNLGSPKSTDVKDVKEYLDEFLMDEKVIDYRWIFRALLVRGIILNTRPAKSAEAYKTVWTDEGSPLVVITEKIQKKLQKLVDVPVEIGMRYAQPSIEAGIQKLVDQGVSDIVLFPLYPQYAMSTTETVIEKAEEVRKKKFPTVKINYIQPFYDREIYINCLADSIREKLPENFDALQFSYHGVPERHIYKTDPSNTCKIDDANCINSKIEAHNARCYRHQCYKTTESVIAKMGLPKEKTIVSFQSRLGKDKWIEPYTDETLETIPKKGIKNLAVVCPAFVSDCLETLEEISVEGKEQFMHGGGENFHYIPCLNDEDRWIDVVKTLCEEKLNEFYFV
- a CDS encoding helix-turn-helix domain-containing protein — translated: MNNHFFDIIEHTNRSVFLTGKAGTGKTTFLNEFVKKTRKKHIVVAPTGIAAINAGGVTIHSMFGLPLRTFLPTTDRIDGSLANNIADLMPHFKYRKDKLKLLREVEVIIIDEVSMLRADVLDMMDFSLRFIRRNNQRFGGVQMLLIGDLYQLPPVVRDEHVLKMFYQSPFFFDSHAIKEIPLITIELTKVYRQSDQDFLEILNAIRDGDVANIDFEHLNERYDPDFETGHDSYVYLCSHNKMADEINQEKLAKIKVTPNTYEAKLFGEFKENQFPNEQFLELKIGAQVMFIRNDISPEKKYFNGKLGEISALDENEIRVVLEGSEREIVVKREVWEQKKYFLDTDKNIKEEVLGSFEQFPIKLAWAVTIHKSQGLTFDKVIIDAGKSFTAGQVYVALSRCRTLEGIVLKSKITPEVIFKDNRILQFQGDTFANDRVENILNKEKYDYSIRKVLRTLDSLWLLHEVEEWNKLSIATKSIDHVKANQLYLQLKHEIVQLGKVFTKLERILFQKINLFIDKEEEWSEIESKTKGAVNFFFVAIRDKVFNPLKDFYAEIKGAKGLKQYNEELKNWLEDVEEYLNNLKEAHLLETKLLDEANNKEINLKIAKVPSQVLTFQLFEQGKTIGEISLERGLVKETVIGHLAKFAEQGLLDISRVITSDKIKAFETEFYNNSHETLTEWKSALPNDFEFNEIRILLNHYNYKKGKNS
- a CDS encoding NifU family protein, with product MHKILIEPTENPKVMKFVADYNLIPGSLELDRSSDISEIPLAQELFNYPFVERVFITANFVAVAKQDTIEWEHVAESLKNVIEDELLANPRVYLQKRKEMYQIYAEMTPNPNVMKFVSNKLLLEGFVEVKSRDEAEGVPLAQAIFKEFDFAKEVFISDNFVAVTRDQSVEWHQVMMAVRGLIAEYLQNGGEISNMEPQKHENPVEKIINRDYTDDEQKISDILNEYVAPAVENDGGKISLMEYDEASKTAKMLLQGACSGCPSSTATLKNGIENILKQFVPDLVERVEAVNG